A stretch of DNA from Corvus cornix cornix isolate S_Up_H32 chromosome 13, ASM73873v5, whole genome shotgun sequence:
atggaaaaaaaaaatcggaTTTTTTGTTCCAGCGACTCTTTCTTATCTTTTTTACAAAATGGGAGGTGTTTGGACCTTGTATACAGAATTCGTTCTCTTAgttttttggagttttttccccCACTATTTGTTACATAGGTCTGTTTAAAAGGATAAGGCTCTAAGATCCAAAGATAGATATCAAATGTGAAGGAGATTCTCCAAATGACAGTTTAGGCACCTGAATCAGGTACACTTGAAAATTTATCAAGGGTCACCAGAGTGTAAGGTCTGCAGCTGtacttctcttttccccctgtCTTAAAGTATTTTGTTGAAAATGTGCCATAGCTGCATGAAAACACAATAATTAGAACAAGGTTTAGCTAACAAGCGTCAGCCCTTTACACCTTGATTTCTGACAAAATGAAAGCCTCTCCTTGGGATTATAACATGATTTGATTGAATGTAATTATCTATAAACAGAACAGATTCGTTACCGGTGCTTTCCTGCCTCCTGGGTAGTTGTAGATAGAGTGGGTGAAGAGTGCTGAAGTAACCTACAGCTGTATATCAGAGACGGTTTTCTTTGGCCACCCTTGTGCCGGGAATTGAATCATTACTCTTACAAATATTTGTGGTGAAAGTGCTGCTTTTGGACTACTGTGTAAAGTCTCATAATACCCCGTACGTCTTATTAAAAGAACTACATTACACTGCGTGCAGTGCCGGCAGGAGGCTGCGGGCGCCGCTGTTGACCGAGAGGAGCGAGAGGAAGCTCGGAGCGCTGCAGCCCCGCCCGCTGCGGCCCGGCTTGTTGGCTCTCCCGGTGCGTGAGTCGGCAGCGGAGCGGTCTGCGATCGTCCCCACAGTGCGGAGACGTGCTGAAGGGGACGGAAGAGCCTAGCAGCAGCGGCAGGGACCAGAGCGCCGGAGCTACACCGTGAGCCAGATCGGTGAGCGCGGCGGACAGCTCCCGACGGTGTTGCGGTGCCGGCGGTGGTGCGGTGCCGCAGCGCGATGTGCGCGGCGGGAGGCGCTGGGGCCggcagcagagagctctgctgttgggagtgctgctggcagcgTGGGAGGCGGCGTGGGGGCAGCTGCGCTACTCGGTGCCCGAGGAGATGCCCAAGGGCTCGTTCGTGGGCGACGTGGCCAAggacctggggctgcagctgccggAGATCAGCGATCGCGACATCCGCGTTGTCTCTGAAAGCACGACACAGTATTTCGCTCTGCATGGGAAGACGGGACATTTAGTGACGGCGGAGAGGATCgacagagagcagctgtgccGGCTGGTAGAGAAATGCGTGCTGCGCTGTGAGCTGATAGTGGCGGGGGAAATGCAGGTTTACGGAATCGTAGTGGAAATCACGGACATTAATGACAACGCCCCCAGATTTcgagaggcagaaaaagaattGAGACTTAGCGAGGCGACAGCCCCGGGGTCGGTTTCCACTGACAGAGGCTCATGATCCGGACTGGGGCCGGAATTCCCTGCAGAGCTACGAGCTGAGCGGCGACGAGCACTTCTCGCTGGCCGTGCAGGCGGGCCCCGGCGGCGATCAGCGTCCCGAGCTGGTGCTGGCGAAGGCGCTGGCACCGGGAGGAGGCGACGTTTCACGAAGCTGGTGCTGAGGGCGATTGACGGCGGCGATCCGGCACGGACGGGCACAGCTCGGATCCGTGTTGACAGTGGTGGATGCGAACGACAACGCGCCCGTGTTCAGCCAGGCGGAGTACACAGTGCGTGTGCCCGAGGATGTGCCAGTGGGCTCCGTCCTCGTCACTGTCACAAGCCACTGACGCCGATGAGGGTCTAAACGGGCAGGTGAAATACAGCTTCCATAAAATTTCAGACCGGACTTCTGACCTTTTTTACCTGGACTCTGAGACAGGAGAAATAACTGTTAAAGACGACTTGGATTTCGAGGAAATCTCCTCCCATGAACTAGAGGTGCAGGCCCGGGACGGTGGAGAGCTCTCTGATACAGCGAAAGTCGTGATCGCTGTGACAGATGTCAACGACAACGTGCCCAAGATTTTGGTGCGGTCGGCCCTGAACGAGATCTCAGAGGACGCCCCGCCGGGGACTGTTGTGGCCCTGCTGCATGTGCAGGATGGCGACTCGGGGGTGAATGGCGAGGTGCGCTGCTCGCTCGATGGGGACGTCCCGTTCCGGCTGGAAAAGTCTTTTGAGGACTATTACCGTGTGGTGACAGCGAGAGAGCTGGACCGGGAGCAGGTGTCAGAGTACAACGTGACGGTGCGGGCGGCCGACGGCGGGTCGCCGGCGCTGCAGAGCAGCGCGGTGCTGGCGCTGCGGGTGCTGGACGTGAACGACAACGCGCCGGTGTTCGCGCAGGAGCGCTACAGCGCGCGGCTGGCGGAGAACAACGCGGCGGGCGCGCTGGTGCTGACGGGTGCGCGCGACGGACGCGGACTGGGGGCAGAACGCGCGCGTGCGGTACCGGCTGTGGGAGGGGCGGGTGCGGGGGCGCGCCGCTGTCGTCGGTACGTGTCGGTGCAGGCGGAGACGGGCGCGCTGTACGCGCTGCGCTCCTTCGACTACGAGGAGGTGCGcgagctggagctgtgggtgcGTGCGGAGGACGGCGGCGCGCCGGCGCTGAGCAGCAACGTGTCGGTGCGGGCTGCTGATCGTGGACGAGAACGACAACGCGCCGCAGGTGCTCTACCCGCCCGCGGCTCCGCCTGCGGCATCGGGCAAGGGGGGCTGGTCGGGCGTGGAGCTTGGCGCCGCGCTCGTCGGAGCCCGGCGCGCTGGTGGCCAAGGTGGTGGCGGTGGACGCGGACGCGGGGCAGAACGCGTGGCTGTCGTACGAGCTGGCCAAGGCGACGGAGCCGGGGCTGTTCCGCGTGGGGCTGCACAGCGGCGAGGTGCGCACGGCGCGCTTCCCGCTGGCCCGCGACGCGGCGCGCCAGAgcctggtggtggtggtgaaggaCCACGGGCGGCCGGCGCTGTCGGCCACGGCCACGCTGAGCGTGGTGCTGGCCGAGAGCGTGGCCGAGCTGCTGGCCGAGCTGGGCAGCGCGGCCgaggcggcggcgccgggcgaGCCGGCCGGCAGCCTGACGCGCTGGCTCGTGCTGGCCGTGGCCGCCGTGTCCTGCCTGTTCGTcgccttctgctgctgctgctggcgctGCGCCTGCGCCGCTGGCGCCGCGAGCAGCTGCTGGCGGCCGACAGCGGCGTCTTGCGCGGGCGTGCCGGTCTCGCACTTCGTGGGCATCGACGGCGTGCGCGCCTTCCTGCAGTCCTACTCGCACGAGGTGTCGCTCACGGCCGACTCGCGCAAGAGCCAGCTGCGCTTCTCGGGCGGCAGCTGCTGCGACACCCtgccggcccggccgccgcccgACGAGCCCGCACCGCTGCTCGGGGA
This window harbors:
- the LOC120410750 gene encoding LOW QUALITY PROTEIN: protocadherin gamma-A6-like (The sequence of the model RefSeq protein was modified relative to this genomic sequence to represent the inferred CDS: inserted 2 bases in 1 codon; deleted 9 bases in 7 codons), encoding MPLDYRFFGLGLQKDSFLYFMDRKSDRFFILKLHYTACSAGRRLRAPLLTERSERKLGALQPRPLRPGLLALPVRESAAERSAIVPTVRRPRSVSAADSSRRCCGAGGGAVPQRDVRGGRRWGRQQRALLLGVLLAAWEAAWGQLRYSVPEEMPKGSFVGDVAKDLGLQLPEISDRDIRVVSESTTQYFALHGKTGHLVTAERIDREQLCRLVEKCVLRCELIVAGEMQVYGIVVEITDINDNAPRFREAEKELRLSEATAPGXRFPLTEAHDPDWGRNSLQSYELSGDEHFSLAVQAGPGGDQRPELVLAKALTGRRRRFTKLVLRAIDGGDPARTGTARIRVTVVDANDNAPVFSQAEYTVRVPEDVPVGSVLVTVTATDADEGLNGQVKYSFHKISDRTSDLFYLDSETGEITVKDDLDFEEISSHELEVQARDGGELSDTAKVVIAVTDVNDNVPKILVRSALNEISEDAPPGTVVALLHVQDGDSGVNGEVRCSLDGDVPFRLEKSFEDYYRVVTARELDREQVSEYNVTVRAADGGSPALQSSAVLALRVLDVNDNAPVFAQERYSARLAENNAAGALVLTVRATDADWGQNARVRYRLWEGRVRGRAARRYVSVQAETGALYALRSFDYEEVRELELWVRAEDGGAPALSSNVSVRLLIVDENDNAPQVLYPPAAPPAASGKGAGRAWSLAPRSSEPGALVAKVVAVDADAGQNAWLSYELAKATEPGLFRVGLHSGEVRTARFPLARDAARQSLVVVVKDHGRPALSATATLSVVLAESVAELLAELGSAAEAAAPGEPAGSLTRWLVLAVAAVSCLFVAFCCCCWRCACAAGAASSCWRPTAASCAGVPVSHFVGIDGVRAFLQSYSHEVSLTADSRKSQLRFSGGSCCDTLPARPPPDEPAPLLGEEDPAGARPVDPAALPRE